The following DNA comes from Chitinophaga nivalis.
ATAACAACGGGATCATAGGTCTGGCGTTGTTGCGCTACCAGGCGGGCAGCGGCTTTCAGGGCCTCATGGCTGGTGGTTTCGCGACGCACCACTTCTCCCTGCCGTAACGCATAGCCATTTAACAGCGTATCCTGTTTTACCGTATACAACAGCTGTCCGCTATGGTCGAACAGGCGGGTATTGCGGAGTTCCTGTGTGCTGATGTTTCTCAGGATGCCGGCATATTGCCCTTTGCGGAACAATACACTCCATTCGAACAGCGGCAAGGCCAGATCCAGCGGCAACGGATAACGGGCAACCCGGTCTTTACCGATGTAGGCCGCCATCGTGGTTTCATCCAGTATGGAATTGTGGTCGCCGTATTTACGCAGGTCGCCCATATTGTAACACATCAACAAACCTTTGTCGGCAGGCGGCGTACCGCTCGCTGTCAGAAATTTCACCTGGTGCATCCGGATGGTGACAGATAAGGACCGGTTCCGGAAAAAAGGATGTTGCCGGATCCTGGTCAGAAAATCGAAATAAGCGGTCCGGCTGTTTTTTGTCCAATCGCAGTCCAGCTGTATTTCGGGTATCCGGGCAGCAGGAATCTGCTCACATAGTTGCTGCAACAGCTTACCCACATTTCCGGCGAGGGTGGTATCGGCTTTTTCCCAGATGTTATTCATGAGAAATACGACCGGAATAATATCCACACTATCGGACAATGGCGCGGCCTGACGGAAAGTGGCTACAGGTGCAGGTGTTTGGGTAGCATCATCCAGCTCTACATCAAACATTTTAATGTAGAGGCGTTTTGCAGGCAGCTGCGCCACATATTGTTTTTCGGTGGTATTGCCGGTCCAGGTTTGTTTCCAGAAATAAAATGCGGGCGTAACTTTCCGCTGTACGGGCGAATGACAGGCCATACATAACAACAACAAATAACTCAGGTATATCCGGAAGCGCATGATCGGTTAAATAAGCAGACGGCCGCAAATGATACCGGCGGCCACCGCAGCATTCAGGGATTCGGCGCCTCCGATACGGGGAATGGTAATACGGTGGGTCGCCAGTGCCATCACTTCTTCGGTAAGGCCTCTGCCTTCATTGCCAATGAGAATAATACCTTCCCTGATAACGGCGTACCCGGTAATATCTTTGCCATGCAGGGTAGCTGCATAGGAAGGCAGGGAAGTTTGCTGTAATAATGTTTTTATATCGTATTCGGCTATACGTACCCTGATCAGGCTGCCCATGGTAGCCTGAATGGTTTTGGGATTATATACATCCACACAATCCGGAGAACAGATGATCTGCGGAATACCAAACCAGTCGGCGATACGAATGAGCGTACCCATGTTTCCCGGATCCTGGATACCTTCCAACGCCATCACTACCGTACCGGGAGCCGGCAACGGATCAGTGGACGCCGGCATATCCAGCAATGCCATGGCCCTGTTGGGCGTAGTCAGGGAAGATAATTGTTTCAGGATTGCTGTGTCTACCGTTGTTACGGTTACTGCAGGCAATTTTGCCAACAGGGTGTGATGTTGTTCCAGCCAATCTGCAGTAGCATATACTGCTTTCACCGGCATCCCCGCCTGTAGCAGCTCCTGTACGATCTTATCGCCTTCGGCTATATACTGGCTGGATTTTTGACGGTTTTTTTTGTGCTGTAATGATTGAATATATTTAATTTGCGCCTTTGACAACATGGGGCCAAACCTACAAGTTTTCTTTTAACTAGCCAAGAAGAGGCTTGGCCACCGGTTTTTCCGGCATTAGCTTTTTAAAATATCAATAACGTTTTTACCCGTGACGCAGCCGCCGCATAATGCAACAACCTTACTGCTAAAATACTTACTGCTACTGGCTGTTCTGCTCACATTGGGCGCCTGCTCCAATACCAGGTACCTGCAAGACAATCAGCGTTTATATACCAGCAGCAAAGTAGATGTTAAAGGAGATATCCTCAATTCAGAAAAACAGGATCTCCGCAGTGCCTTGTCTTCCAAGTCGCTGATGACGCAACAGCCCAATAAAAAATTACTGAATACCCGTATTAAAGTATGGCTCTATAACCAGAAGTATAATGAAAAAAAATCCAACTGGTTCTGGAATGTCGTTCTCTCCAAAAGAAACCTGGAAGAACCGGTTATTTACGATACCCTCAAATCAAAAGAGTCGGTAGACCGGATGACCAGCTACCTGCGTAACCAGGGATTCTTTTATGCCACGGTATCGTACAGCACAGAAACCAAACACCGCAAAACCAGCGCCACCTATCTGGTGAATACCGGCAGGAATTTCGTGATAGATAAAATTACCTATACAGTTCCCGACACGGCTTTGCTGGCATTGGTAAAAGCCAACGAAAGATTATCCCTGATCAAAAAAGGGATGGCCTATAAGTCGGCCACCTTATCCAGTGAAAGGGAAAGACTCACCCGTATTATCAAAGATGCCGGTTACTATAAATTTAACCGCGATGCGATAGAATACAGTGTAGATACGCTCAATAAAGCTTTGTTCCGCAATACCCTCAATCCTTTTGAAGGCTTTGTCAATATCTTCAATGAAAACAAAGGCCGGGAAAAACCTACCATGGATGTAGAGGTGAAAATCAAAAATCCGGAAGACTCTACTGTCTGGCAGCTGTATCATATCGGCAAAATATACGCCTATCCGGATTATCCGCTGAACACCAGCCCCAATGACAGTACTTTTAAACAGGATACCCGGAAGTTCATTACCATCCGCTCCCGTCAGGAGATTCTGCGGCCCAAGATATTATCCAAATCCATTCTGCTGAGACCCGGAGAAACCTACTCCCTGCAGGGATACAATAATACCGTCAATAAACTCTATGATATTGGTATCTGGCAATTCGTAACCCTGCAATACAAGGAGCGGAAAGATACGGCCAATACATTGGATGCTTATGTGTTTCTCACGCCCCGCCGCAGGCAGGAACTGGGAACAAACCTGGAGGTGAGCAACAGCTCTGACTATCTGCTGGGTAGTGGCATCAGCCTCAACTACCGGCACATCAATCTCAATAAAACAGCTACCCAGCTGGGCATGACGCTCAATACCGGATTGGAACTGATCCGTAATCCCAGCCCGGGCGGATGGGAGCTGCAGTCCAAACAGTTTGGCGGAGAAGTAAGTCTTACCTGGCCGCGGTTTGCATTGCCATTTAATATCCGGCAATCCAACCGTTCCAATGTAAAAACCCGCTTATCGATGGGCGCCAACTATCTTTCGCGGGTAGATAAGTTTAATATCAACAGCATCAATGTGTCCTATGGGTACGATTGGAATGAGTCGGCCTATAAACGCTGGATTGTACGCCCGGTTACGTTGAACTATGTAGGCGTGACCCTGGACCCAACATTTGAAGATTCTACCGTGGAGCCTAATCCCTACCTCCGGCGCAGCTTTGAGCCGGCATTTATTGGCGGAGAAAGTGTGTCCTATATATTCAGCAACAACGATCTGCTTCACCAACGTCATTATACCTATTTCCGGATTAACATAGAAGAGTCGGGGCTATATCTCAACGGGATCAACAGTTTACTGAATGCCGTTTCCAATAAGAAAACAAACCTGGAAACGCTTACCAAAGTGAATATTTCCAATTTTGTGAAGATAGAAGCCGATTACCGGCACTTCTGGAAGATAGGCCCGCATAGTAGTATTGCGACCCGGTTGTATGCCGGTGTGGGTATCCCGTACAGTTTTTCACAGGTGTTACCTTATGTAAGACAGTTTACTGCAGGGGGTCCCAACAGTATCCGCGCCTGGCGGCTACGTACCCTGGGACCGGGTGTATACAAGGATTCATCTGCCAATGCACAGATCTTTCCTGACCAGACCGGTGATATGAAACTGGAAGGCAACGTGGAATACCGCTTCGACCTGTTACGGATGTTTGGCGGTACCATCAACCTCAAAGGCGCTACCTTCCTGGATATGGGAAATATCTGGATGATCAAGAAAGATCCGGACAGACCTGGTTCTGAATTTCAGTTCAGTAATTTATATCGCGACCTGGCCGTAGGCACCGGCGCCGGCTTAAGACTGGATTTCTCCTTCTTCCTGATCCGCCTCGACTGGGGGATTCCACTGAAAGTACCTTATTTCACCGGTGATAAAAACGGCTGGTATATCAGTCAGTGGAACCTGGGCGACCGGGAATGGCGCAAGCAAAACATTACCTGGAACGTGGCTATTGGTTATCCGTTTTAGGAACCGTGTTGGCAGCAATAAAGTCCTCCATTTCCGTGGCATCAGACAGTTTGAACTGACCGATCCGGGTTCTGCACAAACTGCTTAAATAAGCACCGCAGCCCAGGTTAGCGCCATAATCATTCGCCAGGGAACGGATATAGGTACCGGTACTGCATACCACGCGGAAATGTACTTCCGGCAAGGCTATTTTTGTGATTTCAAATTCGCTGATGGTAATTTTCCGGGGTTCTACTTTTACATCTACTCCTTTTCTTGCCAGCAGATAAATAGGCTTACCTTTTTGTTTGATGGCAGAATGTATCGGCGGCAGCTGCATGATTTCACCGAGGAAAGGCTGTGTAGCCGCCAGCAGTGTGGCTTCATCGAGCTGACTGATATCTTTGAAATTTTCCGGCTCAGATTCTTTATCGAAGGTAGGCGTGGTAGCGCCTAAAGTAAAAGTACCGGTGTACTCTTTCTCTTGGGCCTGGTATTCATTTATTTTTTTTGTCATTTTACCGGTGCAGCAAATCAGCAATCCGGTCGCCAGCGGATCGAGGGTACCGGCATGTCCAATCTTGGCTTTGGTGGTATTCCTTATTTTACGCACGACGTCGAAGGAAGTCCATGTTAAAGGCTTGTTGATCAGTATCACAGCTCCTTCCTGATAATTATTTTTTTCTTCAGTTTGCATGCTGCAAAGATAGGCTGTTTTAGCGGAGGAAGGCCAGCATTTAGCGGCTAACAATGAATGAATAACAGATGAATTTATTTTAAACTGTTATTAGAACGGTGCTGAAAGCTACCAGCTTTTTACTAAATTCACGCAATTTTAAAACCATGTCGTTAGAACACCATAAAGACGCAACGTTACGCTACCAGCAGCAGGTAGACAACTCACGCAATTATGTACTGCCGTTCATACAACTGGAGTTTCCGCATCTGGAAGGGCTTCGGGTGATGGAAGTCGGTTGCGGGGAAGGCGGTGTATTGGCACCTCTGCTGGAGAAAGGCTGTAACTGTGTGGGTGTGGATCTGGCTCCCACCCGTATTGAACTGGCCAAAAGCTTTCTGGAGAAATATACAGCAGGCGGGCAATTAAAGCTGATTGCCCAGAATATTTATGACGTTGATTTTCTGGGAGCGTTCCGCAACGCTTTTGATGTGATCATACTGAAAGATGCCATTGAACATATTCCTGACCAGGAAAAAATCATTGGCCACCTGAAACAGCTGCTCAGTCCGCGCGGACAGGTATACTTCGGTTTTCCACCGTGGTATATGCCGCATGGCGGCCATCAGCAGATCTGTCAGAATAAGCTGCTCAGTATGATGCCATACGTCCACCTGCTACCGATGCCTTTATACCGGGGCGTACTGCGGTTGTTCGGCGAAAAGGCGGATGTGATCCAGGATCTTACAGAAGTAAAGTCTACCGGTATTTCCATCGAACGCTTTGAGCGGATTGTGAAACGCCAGCACTATAAGATTACACAGCGCCGGTTTTATCTGATCAATCCTATCTATCAATACAAGTTTGGTGTGAAGCCCCGCGTACAGTGGAAGCCGGTTGCCGCGATTCCTTTTATCAGGAATTTCGTCACCACCTGCGTGTATTATATGGTCAAACCAGAATAAGATAACGGAGATATAAGATATACATCTTCCGGAAAACAGTAATAGTGCTGTATTCCGGAAGATGTTTTTATTTCCGGGAATGTGGTAATGACTTAACCGTTCCAGATCTCCCACGAAGCTTCCGCCTGCAGGATCAGCATATCATGCCCGTTTTTAGTGATAGCTCCCTGCGCCACACCGCGCTGCAGGAACAGCGTAACAGCCGGATTATACACCAGATCATAGAGCAAATGCCGGGAAGTCAGGTACTGGTAAGGGATATCCGGCGCAGCATCTACCTGCGGATACATCCCCAGTGGTGTGGTGTTGATAATAACGGTGTGCTTTTCTATGACTGCCTGATCCAGTGCATCGTAGGCAATCGCTTCCGCAGTGGCCTGCCGGCTAACCAGCGTATAGGCAATGTTCATTTCCTGCAGGGCATACATTACTGCTTTGGCAGCGCCACCGGTACCCAGCACCAGGGCGTGGGTATGATGCGGAAGTATTAAAGGCCGGATAGAATTACTGAATCCGATGACATCTGTATTATACCCTATTTTTTTTCCTCCTTCAAAGCGGATACAATTCACGGCACCAATGCGGGCAGCGGCGTCGTTTAACCCATCCAGATAAGGGATGATGACTTCTTTATAAGGGATGGTTACGTTTAATCCGTTTAAGTGAGGCTGCTGATGCAGTAAGGTTGGGAATTCTGTGATAGCGGGTATGGGAAAGTTGTCGTACAGGCAATCGGTTATATTTTCTGCTTCAAATTTTTTTGCAAAGAAACCCTTGGAAAAAGAGTGACTCAGCGGATAACCTATAAGTCCGTAAATTTTCATGAATCAATAATTTGATTTTAATTACGAGTCAGGAGCAAAGCATGATACATCTTACCGTAGATACGTGCGAAGATCAGCTGTTTATCTTCTCCTATATCTGCTGTAAGATGCATCATTCTTACTTTCCTAAAGCCTAATTCCAAAAAAATTATTCTCTGTCAAGGAAAAGGTGGAAGGTATCTCCTCTCAGGCCTATACGCATAGCTTCCAGGGAGATGACTTCATTGGGGGCCAGGTTACCCAGGTTGGCATTGCAGCCTACCAGTTCCAGGAAGTACAGTTGCTGTGCTTTCTGTGGTGCTTCCCAGATAATTTTTTCTGCAGGGATCTGTGTCAGGATTTCCTGCACCAGTCCTTCGCGTACTTCACCGCTACCGCGATAGATACCTACGTTGCCGCTTTCACGGGCTTCTGCAATTACGTAAGTGGCGCCGGCAGCCAGTTCTGCGCTCATCAGCTCAATCCACTTATAGGGAGGAATAATATGTTCTGCATCCTTCGACCCTACTTCACTCAATACCAGACCAATTTTTGCTAATTTCTCGATATATCCGCATTTCTCGGCGTGCGGGATGGTAATAGAACCATCGGATACTTCCATATAGCTAATACCATAATCTTTTACCACTTTCACGTACTCGTCAAACTGGTTACGGATCAGAAAGGCTTCAAACAAAGTACCCCCAAAATAAACCGGGATGCCTGCTGCCTGATAAAGCTCTATTTTAGCACGCAGGTTGGGCGTGACGAAAGCCGTACCAAATCCCAGTTTCAGGATATCGATATGAGGTCCTGCAACCGATAAAAAGTTCTTTGCTTCTTCCAAACTCAACCCCTTATCCATTACCATAGTCAATCCATGTGTACGGGGCTTCTGTGTCCTTTCCGGAATCTGTGTCAGATTAAAATTCATTTGAAATATTTTTATCTTCTTATTGGTCAGTAAAACACATACTAAGTTTAGCTAGGCACATTGGGATAGCTTAGTAGCAATTTTAGTAACCGGAAATACTATTGACTTTTGTTCATGACAATTAAAAGCCGGCGCAAAAATAAGAAGTATACTTTATTTTATTAAAGTAAATAACACTGGTTAACGTTTGCGACGATATTGCGCAATCAGGTCTACCACACTCACATGCTGCAGGATGGCCGGGTCCAGCTCTACCAGTTTTTTCACGACTTTAGGCGCCTGTTGCAGGGCTGTTTCCAGCTGTAACATGCCTTCCTTGGTCTTTCCCATAGCTATTAAGATAGCTGCGCGGTAATAGATAAATACGGGTTTCCTGCCTGCTTTTTCCTCTGCAATTGACAATTGTACCAGGGCTTCTTCCAGGAAACCGGACACATACAGGCCTTTTAGCAGCTCCTGCCAGGCAGTGGCGCTCTTGGGGCGTGTACGTACGGCGTTCATGAAATGTACCAGGGCTTCTTTGTTTCTGCCGAGCTCCAGGTAACATTCTCCCAGGCTCATATTGTATTCTGCGCTCTGTTTATTGATTTTAAGGGCGCTCAGCAGTGATTTGGCGGCATTATCCCAATTGGCTTCCATCATGTAGGCCACCGCTATTTTATAGTATAGTTTATCATCGTTGGGGCTAAGGTGGGAAGCCTTCCGATAGTAATAGCGGGCCTGGGTAAATTTACGTTGTCTTTCGTAACAATGTCCGATGGCTTCATAAATCACATCTTCGGGTTTGGCTATTTCCAGATGTTTCTGCAATACCTCTATGGCATCTGCGTATTTACGCAGGCGGATAAAGGCATCGCCCATATTACGATAGGCGTAATCGAACTTTTCATCAATGGCTACCGCGTATTGGTAAGCATCGATGGCTTTTTCATATAATTTAAGCCCCTGATAAGCCGTGCCCAGGTTAAACCAGGCCAGGTGATTAAAAGGATGCTCATCTATAATATAGTTATGTAACCGGATACTTTCTTCATTGCGGCCGGTAAACTCTGTCCAGAAGCAGATTTTATGTAACGCTTCCTCATTGTTGGGATCATATTCCAGGGCCATTTTCAGGCAATCAAACACTTTTTCAAACTCCTCCCAATCATCGTACACATCTGCCAGTTCCAGCAACAGGTCGGTCCTGTCTTCGCCGGAAAACTGTCCGATCTGTTCTTCCAGCACGGCAGCCGCTTTCTGGTGCTGATTGAGCGCCAGGTAAACATCGGTCTGTAAAATATAAAGATTTATATCATTCCGGTCCAGCACTGCTGCTTTTTCCAGTAAGTTAAGGGCTTCCTTGTATTTTTTGGTTTCGATGAGTAAGTTGGCCTTTTTGAGGAGTAAGGTGGAGGAGTAAGGGAATTGTTCGATGGCTATTTCTGCGGCCTGCAATGCGATCGGCATTTCGTCATGCTCGTCATAATAGTCTATGATCTGCTCAAATGAATCTTCGTCCAAAAAAGAATGAGACTTACCTGCCCGGAGGTTTTCAAACTGCTGCAACAAGTCTCTCAGATCATCAAAATCTTCGTTTAAAAATGAAAAGTCCTTATTCATCAGTGTAAATATAAGACTTTTATCTAACCGCCAAAATACCGGTATAATAACCCTTTATAAAATTTTTAACATTTTCTTGTGATTTAATTGTACCTTTACGTTAAGGATATGTTATAAGATATATCCGAATGTTTGTACATTTGAGTCACAATGAAAGCGAAACCATACATATTACGCACATTTTCATTGTCTTGCTTGTTAGCGGGCGCTTTAGCGTTTTTTGCTCTCAATGCGCAGGCGAATAATAGTTTTTTGCCATCCGATAATAATAAAGACAAAGTGAAAAAAGCAGACAACACCACATTTGTGTTGAATACTGCCATGCCCAAGACCAAGCTGAGCCTGGACGCGGGTTACCGTAGCGGTACTTTATCTTCGGATTTTAGATTTAATAATAATAAGTATGTCAATACCAACGTAATCAATTTCCGTACGGTAATGACCTACACCCAGGGCAATGTCACCTACGTAGTACCCTACTCTGTACAGGTGCCACAACAACCGGGAAATATGAACTTTCAAAAACTGCAGGTTATTCTGCCGCTTAAGAAAGGCTAACTCCGACGTTTCTTCAAGTACTATACAGGCCGGTTAAAAAGTTGTATGACTTTTTAACCGGTCTTTTTTTATGCCTGTTTATACCCAAACCGGAGCAACAGGTATTCTCCTGTTGCTCCGGCCTTGTATTAATCCTTTAATATCCACATCACCCCATTGCTGTGATCTGTACCATACTGCGCCGTGGTCGCTCTGGTAACATTATCTCCGTTGTAATCCAGCTCCCGCTGCGGATATAACCAGCGCACAGGCATCTTATCTGCCGGTATATTCTGGTTAGAGGCCGGATTGATCGGGAAAGCCGGGTACCCGGTACGGCGATATTCAAAATACGCATTGTACGGCGCCTGCATAAAAGTAGTCAGATACTCCTGGGTAATAATCTGCTCCAGCTGCTCCCGGGGCGTAGCCGCAAACTTCACCGCCGCACTGGCAATATAATCCCGTATATACGTATCTGTTATAGGCATACCATGATGATACGCTGCATTATCCGGTGTAAAATCAGCCGTAAACTTCATACCTGCGGTGATACCATTGTTATAGTATTGTTCCGCACTGCTGTTGATCCACCCTCTCATAGCTGCTTCGGCCAGGATAAACTGTAACTGGGCATATCCCATCAGGTACACCGGTTCCCCTGCCGGCAGCTCCGTATAACGGGCATTCAGCGGCGAATAATCTTTAGAGGAAGCCACCGCTCCTACCTGGTCGCCGGTAGCTGCCGGATCCACGCCTTTATAGGCGGCATAAGTGTTGGCAGCAGCACCGCCTTTTACCAGTATCGGATCAGGCGCAGCATAGTAGAATAAACGACGATCCTGCAAGGCTTTCAGCCTGTTGATCAGCACATCGCTGACCATGTTGTAAATAATAAACTGGTTATTCTCCTTGTAAAAAGGATATTTCTGTCCGGCTACATCAGAGTAAGTCAACTGGAAATTATCCTCATTTCCGGAAAATAACGGCCGGTTATTCACAATCTGCTGGAAACGTTTCATCACCTGCAGGTCCGCATCACCCGTTTTTTTATACAGACTTAACAATACCCGCAGCTCAAAACTGTTAACCATTTTACGCCATTTGGCCACTTTGCCGTTGTACACCGGATCGCCACTGAAATCACTGCCGTTGGCAAACAGTTGGTCTGCTTCATCCAGCGATGCCAGGATGCCCAGCAATACTTCTTTCTGCGTATTATATGCCGGCTGAATAACACCCGCTTCACCCTTCAATGCATCCTTGTAAGGGATATCTCCTACCTGCATGGTCAGGTGATAAAACTTCCAGGCGCTGATGAAATTCCCCAACGCTTTATAGGTGTTGCGGGATTTTTCATCCGGCGCAAAGCTGATCATCTTTTCCACATTATTCAATACCAACAGGTTGCTATAACTGATGCGCCCGAATTTATTGTATTGATTCGCTTCCTGATTTTCCGACCAGGATATATATTTCCCCAGCAACGCGTGCTGCATGAATGACTTGGTTTGTCCCAGGTCACCGCGGGTGATATCCAGGATCAACCGGGTAGCCAGCATGGGCGACGTTACTGTAACCGGCTTGTCGGGATTGGTATTGATTTC
Coding sequences within:
- a CDS encoding TrmH family RNA methyltransferase; the protein is MLSKAQIKYIQSLQHKKNRQKSSQYIAEGDKIVQELLQAGMPVKAVYATADWLEQHHTLLAKLPAVTVTTVDTAILKQLSSLTTPNRAMALLDMPASTDPLPAPGTVVMALEGIQDPGNMGTLIRIADWFGIPQIICSPDCVDVYNPKTIQATMGSLIRVRIAEYDIKTLLQQTSLPSYAATLHGKDITGYAVIREGIILIGNEGRGLTEEVMALATHRITIPRIGGAESLNAAVAAGIICGRLLI
- the tamL gene encoding translocation and assembly module lipoprotein TamL; translated protein: MTQPPHNATTLLLKYLLLLAVLLTLGACSNTRYLQDNQRLYTSSKVDVKGDILNSEKQDLRSALSSKSLMTQQPNKKLLNTRIKVWLYNQKYNEKKSNWFWNVVLSKRNLEEPVIYDTLKSKESVDRMTSYLRNQGFFYATVSYSTETKHRKTSATYLVNTGRNFVIDKITYTVPDTALLALVKANERLSLIKKGMAYKSATLSSERERLTRIIKDAGYYKFNRDAIEYSVDTLNKALFRNTLNPFEGFVNIFNENKGREKPTMDVEVKIKNPEDSTVWQLYHIGKIYAYPDYPLNTSPNDSTFKQDTRKFITIRSRQEILRPKILSKSILLRPGETYSLQGYNNTVNKLYDIGIWQFVTLQYKERKDTANTLDAYVFLTPRRRQELGTNLEVSNSSDYLLGSGISLNYRHINLNKTATQLGMTLNTGLELIRNPSPGGWELQSKQFGGEVSLTWPRFALPFNIRQSNRSNVKTRLSMGANYLSRVDKFNINSINVSYGYDWNESAYKRWIVRPVTLNYVGVTLDPTFEDSTVEPNPYLRRSFEPAFIGGESVSYIFSNNDLLHQRHYTYFRINIEESGLYLNGINSLLNAVSNKKTNLETLTKVNISNFVKIEADYRHFWKIGPHSSIATRLYAGVGIPYSFSQVLPYVRQFTAGGPNSIRAWRLRTLGPGVYKDSSANAQIFPDQTGDMKLEGNVEYRFDLLRMFGGTINLKGATFLDMGNIWMIKKDPDRPGSEFQFSNLYRDLAVGTGAGLRLDFSFFLIRLDWGIPLKVPYFTGDKNGWYISQWNLGDREWRKQNITWNVAIGYPF
- the truB gene encoding tRNA pseudouridine(55) synthase TruB, translated to MQTEEKNNYQEGAVILINKPLTWTSFDVVRKIRNTTKAKIGHAGTLDPLATGLLICCTGKMTKKINEYQAQEKEYTGTFTLGATTPTFDKESEPENFKDISQLDEATLLAATQPFLGEIMQLPPIHSAIKQKGKPIYLLARKGVDVKVEPRKITISEFEITKIALPEVHFRVVCSTGTYIRSLANDYGANLGCGAYLSSLCRTRIGQFKLSDATEMEDFIAANTVPKTDNQ
- a CDS encoding class I SAM-dependent methyltransferase; amino-acid sequence: MSLEHHKDATLRYQQQVDNSRNYVLPFIQLEFPHLEGLRVMEVGCGEGGVLAPLLEKGCNCVGVDLAPTRIELAKSFLEKYTAGGQLKLIAQNIYDVDFLGAFRNAFDVIILKDAIEHIPDQEKIIGHLKQLLSPRGQVYFGFPPWYMPHGGHQQICQNKLLSMMPYVHLLPMPLYRGVLRLFGEKADVIQDLTEVKSTGISIERFERIVKRQHYKITQRRFYLINPIYQYKFGVKPRVQWKPVAAIPFIRNFVTTCVYYMVKPE
- a CDS encoding shikimate dehydrogenase family protein, giving the protein MKIYGLIGYPLSHSFSKGFFAKKFEAENITDCLYDNFPIPAITEFPTLLHQQPHLNGLNVTIPYKEVIIPYLDGLNDAAARIGAVNCIRFEGGKKIGYNTDVIGFSNSIRPLILPHHTHALVLGTGGAAKAVMYALQEMNIAYTLVSRQATAEAIAYDALDQAVIEKHTVIINTTPLGMYPQVDAAPDIPYQYLTSRHLLYDLVYNPAVTLFLQRGVAQGAITKNGHDMLILQAEASWEIWNG
- a CDS encoding phosphosulfolactate synthase, with the translated sequence MNFNLTQIPERTQKPRTHGLTMVMDKGLSLEEAKNFLSVAGPHIDILKLGFGTAFVTPNLRAKIELYQAAGIPVYFGGTLFEAFLIRNQFDEYVKVVKDYGISYMEVSDGSITIPHAEKCGYIEKLAKIGLVLSEVGSKDAEHIIPPYKWIELMSAELAAGATYVIAEARESGNVGIYRGSGEVREGLVQEILTQIPAEKIIWEAPQKAQQLYFLELVGCNANLGNLAPNEVISLEAMRIGLRGDTFHLFLDRE
- a CDS encoding tetratricopeptide repeat protein, producing MNKDFSFLNEDFDDLRDLLQQFENLRAGKSHSFLDEDSFEQIIDYYDEHDEMPIALQAAEIAIEQFPYSSTLLLKKANLLIETKKYKEALNLLEKAAVLDRNDINLYILQTDVYLALNQHQKAAAVLEEQIGQFSGEDRTDLLLELADVYDDWEEFEKVFDCLKMALEYDPNNEEALHKICFWTEFTGRNEESIRLHNYIIDEHPFNHLAWFNLGTAYQGLKLYEKAIDAYQYAVAIDEKFDYAYRNMGDAFIRLRKYADAIEVLQKHLEIAKPEDVIYEAIGHCYERQRKFTQARYYYRKASHLSPNDDKLYYKIAVAYMMEANWDNAAKSLLSALKINKQSAEYNMSLGECYLELGRNKEALVHFMNAVRTRPKSATAWQELLKGLYVSGFLEEALVQLSIAEEKAGRKPVFIYYRAAILIAMGKTKEGMLQLETALQQAPKVVKKLVELDPAILQHVSVVDLIAQYRRKR
- a CDS encoding SusD/RagB family nutrient-binding outer membrane lipoprotein, which gives rise to MKKIYLFLLLTAAGCSKFDEINTNPDKPVTVTSPMLATRLILDITRGDLGQTKSFMQHALLGKYISWSENQEANQYNKFGRISYSNLLVLNNVEKMISFAPDEKSRNTYKALGNFISAWKFYHLTMQVGDIPYKDALKGEAGVIQPAYNTQKEVLLGILASLDEADQLFANGSDFSGDPVYNGKVAKWRKMVNSFELRVLLSLYKKTGDADLQVMKRFQQIVNNRPLFSGNEDNFQLTYSDVAGQKYPFYKENNQFIIYNMVSDVLINRLKALQDRRLFYYAAPDPILVKGGAAANTYAAYKGVDPAATGDQVGAVASSKDYSPLNARYTELPAGEPVYLMGYAQLQFILAEAAMRGWINSSAEQYYNNGITAGMKFTADFTPDNAAYHHGMPITDTYIRDYIASAAVKFAATPREQLEQIITQEYLTTFMQAPYNAYFEYRRTGYPAFPINPASNQNIPADKMPVRWLYPQRELDYNGDNVTRATTAQYGTDHSNGVMWILKD